A genome region from Danio aesculapii chromosome 2, fDanAes4.1, whole genome shotgun sequence includes the following:
- the ackr4a gene encoding LOW QUALITY PROTEIN: atypical chemokine receptor 4 (The sequence of the model RefSeq protein was modified relative to this genomic sequence to represent the inferred CDS: inserted 1 base in 1 codon), which produces MENSEEHYYDYPEYENSSSNFSYDDYQTICEKGDVRSFARIFLPAVLXLSLVIGLAGNALIVAVYAYCKQLKTMTDTFIIHLAVADLLLLLTLPFWAADAVHGWQLGITICKLVSGLYTINFTCSMMLLAYISMDRYLALSVGSRNQGLGRVFQKKHCGKLCVVVWMVAFLLGIPDLVFSTVRELPHKKSCLAMYPSDMALRAKASLEVVEVVIGFLLPLLVMLFCYTCVGRALLKLPEDKKWKKWRYMRVLLAMVGVFLVTQLPYNVVKFCRALDIMYTFVTHCGVSKKLDWATQITESLALTHCCLNPVVYTFVGSSFRQHVLKCAKDFGDRGRRLAHAREQQEVNISLNSHSHSRDTSTFSI; this is translated from the exons ATGGAGAACTCCGAGGAGCATTACTACGATTACCCTGAGTATGAAAACAGCAGCTCTAACTTTAGCTATGATGACTATCAGACCATCTGCGAGAAAGGCGACGTTCGCTCCTTTGCAAGAATCTTCCTCCCAGCTGTTT GCTTATCTCTAGTGATTGGTTTAGCAGGCAACGCTCTGATTGTGGCAGTGTATGCATACTGCAAGCAACTGAAAACAATGACTGACACATTTATAATCCACCTGGCAGTCGCAGACCTTCTCTTGCTCCTAACGTTGCCCTTTTGGGCAGCCGATGCAGTCCATGGCTGGCAGCTCGGGATAACCATCTGTAAACTCGTTTCTGGTCTGTACACCATCAACTTCACCTGTAGCATGATGCTTTTGGCCTACATCAGCATGGATCGGTATTTGGCGTTGTCAGTGGGATCCAGAAACCAAGGCCTTGGACGTGTTTTTCAAAAGAAGCATTGTGGAAAACTCTGTGTGGTGGTTTGGATGGTTGCGTTTCTTCTCGGCATCCCTGATTTAGTGTTTTCAACCGTCAGAGAACTCCCTCATAAAAAAAGCTGCCTTGCGATGTATCCGTCAGACATGGCGCTCAGGGCTAAAGCTAGTTTGGAAGTGGTGGAGGTAGTGATTGGTTTTCTGCTACCTTTATTAGTGATGTTGTTCTGCTACACCTGCGTAGGCCGAGCCCTGCTGAAGCTCCCAGAGGATAAAAAGTGGAAGAAGTGGCGGTACATGCGTGTTTTGCTGGCGATGGTGGGAGTTTTCCTGGTCACCCAGTTGCCCTACAATGTGGTCAAGTTCTGTCGGGCATTAGATATCATGTATACGTTTGTCACTCACTGTGGGGTTAGTAAAAAGCTGGATTGGGCTACTCAGATCACAGAGAGCTTGGCACTAACGCATTGCTGTCTAAATCCTGTTGTGTATACTTTCGTTGGTTCCTCCTTCAGACAGCATGTTTTGAAGTGTGCCAAAGACTTTGGAGACAGAGGAAGGAGGTTGGCACATGCGAGGGAGCAACAGGAAGTCAATATTTCATTGAATTCTCATTCGCACTCCCGAGACACCAGCACTTTCTCCATTTGA